A window from Pseudomonas kribbensis encodes these proteins:
- the yidD gene encoding membrane protein insertion efficiency factor YidD has translation MRKLALVPIQFYRYAISPLMASHCRFYPSCSCYAYEAIENHGLLRGGWLTFRRLGRCHPWNPGGYDPVPPIPTSRSSSMAE, from the coding sequence ATGCGTAAACTGGCACTCGTTCCGATCCAGTTTTACCGCTACGCCATTAGTCCCTTGATGGCCAGTCACTGTCGTTTCTACCCCAGTTGTTCTTGCTACGCGTATGAAGCCATCGAAAATCATGGCCTTCTGCGCGGTGGCTGGCTGACCTTTCGTCGTTTAGGTCGCTGTCATCCGTGGAATCCCGGTGGTTATGACCCGGTTCCACCTATCCCTACCTCCCGTTCTTCTTCGATGGCCGAGTAA